In the Hordeum vulgare subsp. vulgare chromosome 7H, MorexV3_pseudomolecules_assembly, whole genome shotgun sequence genome, one interval contains:
- the LOC123409178 gene encoding uncharacterized protein LOC123409178: MADPDTGGATRAAARSIQPPAARPLEREQRPIHPPAARPLERKQGPIQPSAAQREQQAIDPSTGGAARAGARSIQPPATRREQRPNRSSRRQGGMSNSSVDPAICGAGRATDGPTTEGRRKQIFLLSTSLLAWSSPRSSIHP; encoded by the coding sequence ATGGCTGATCCAGACACCGGCGGCGCAACACGAGCAGCGGCCCGATCGATCCAGCCACCGGCGGCGCGTCCCCTCGAGCGCGAGCAGCGGCCGATCCATCCACCGGCGGCGCGTCCCCTCGAGCGCAAGCAGGGGCCGATCCAGCCATCGGCGGCGCAGCGCGAGCAGCAGGCCATCGATCCAAGCACCGGTGGTGCGGCGCGAGCAGGGGCCCGATCGATCCAGCCACCGGCGACGCGACGCGAGCAGCGGCCCAATCGATCTAGCCGTCGGCAGGGCGGCATGAGCAACAGCTCGGTCGATCCAGCCATTTGCGGGGCGGGGCGAGCAACGGACGGTCCAACCACCGAGGGGCGTCGCAAGCAGATCTTCCTGTTGTCCACGAGCCTGCTTGCTTGGTCTTCGCCCAgatcatccatccatccatag